AAATTTAAGGGGAAGGTTCTTTTGATAGTCAACGTTGCTTCAAAATGGTAACCCTTTGTTACTGACGAACAAACTCTCTTGGATTATTTGTCTCTAACCTATTTTGGTGAAACAATATCTGTCTGGAAATACTTGCATTCTTGTGATATAAATTAAGTCGAAATTCTACAGTGGCTTGACCTCTTCAAATTACTCAGAATTGTCACATGTGTACGAGAAGTACAAAACTCAAGGTAAAGCTCCAGTTATGGAAATTCCCATTAGCTATTTAAGTTTTACATAGATTTTCCTCCACAAAAACTGATCTAACTCTTTTCGTCCCTGAAAGTCCTTTGGAGAAGTCCTTGTAGTTACATCCTGACAGTTTCTTTTGCTTGTTACACAATTTCATTTTTGGTTGGTCACGGTGTGATTAGCGTCAGAATTCATAGTTTTACTAACTCATCCTTTGCAATAAAACTCTGCAGAAATTTTATTATCATGAGTTCCCTTTGAGTGAGAGTTATAAACTGGTGATAATAGTTGCTGGATGTGTGTTCAATCTCACTGTAGGATTTGAGATTCTAGCTTTCCCTTGCAATCAGTTTGGGGGCCAGGAACCGGGATCAAATACAGAAATCAAGCAGTTTGCTTGTACACGGTATAAAGCCGAGTTCCCTATTTTTGATAAGGTAGGTTTACAAGCTCAACTACATGTCCCTCCATCTCATTCTTTAAATATAGTTTTTTATTGATAAGTGAAGTATTTCAATCATGCACTAAAAATCTAAAGGTGTGTGACAGGTTGATGTCAATGGTCCCAGCACAGCTCCGGTTTATCAGTTTCTGAAATCAAGTGCGGGAGGTTTCTTAGGTGACATTATCAAGTGGAATTTTGAGAAGTTTTTGGTGGACAAGAATGGTAAAGTAGTGGAGAGATATCCACCAACAACATCACCTTTTCAAATTGAGGTATACGCTTTTCCTTTGTTAGGTTTCTGTAATGTCTACATAGGTATCCACCAACAACATCACCTTCTGTAATAGTCAGTTTGTAACTTAACTGTCTGTGCAGCTTCATTAGATAGGATAAAAGTTTCATTGATGATCAAAAATGAAGGCTATTAGTTAAGCACATAGGTAACAAGACTAGTAGCCAATGAGGATAGAATGAATCAGCTCCTAAACTTGGTATTGCTTACTGAATATGTACATTCTGAAGATGAATAAAAGCATACATACTCATATGGTCAAAAGAGCATGTCAACTTGCATATGACCACTTGAGCATTTTGAGAAGAAATATGATCTATATAAACTGATAAAGAAATCTGATATGAATCTCTTTACAAGCATTTATGATATGAGTAGGGGCACACTACCATGTATCTGATTTTCTGTAAACAAATTTCAGAAAGATATTCAGAAACTGGTTGCTGCTTGAGTAAAAGGGCAGCACAACACTGACAGAGCGCACAGTAAAGGAAGACAGGGGAGGAGCATTGTTTTATATGAGGAAATACTGTATATCAAATGGCTTCTAAGTTCATACATAGCTGTCTTGTCTGTAGTATTTTTGTTCTTTTATTTATGAACACACATGTTCTTGCTTAGTTTATCTTCTTCGGTTGCCTAATAGCATAAATTACTAGATGTGCTCCTAATTTGATATTTGGTTTTCTATTCTCTTTGTTATGATCATTGTACAATATTATCCTTGTTCTGAAATCTACTGCACCACTTGATGTTTTCTCGTCTCGGCAAAGTCATGTCAGTTAAGATTGGGGAATGCCCCGACCTTATATTCACCCTAAGGTGGAATGCATCAATGAGTTTTCCTCTGTACTTGTCTGTAATCATGGAAGAATGCGTTTGTTTAATGAGTTTTCCTCTTTATTTGATGGATGCCTGTCAAGCTTTGCCCTTGACACTGTTGCCCAACTGACATGAAAATAGGGTGGAGTGTGATCAAGGGCAACAGTATTTAAGGGTTAGTAGTTTTACCAATTATGGCCGATCATTCCAGTTGATTTAAGAGTCGGTGTGTTTTTTTTTTTTTTTTTCTAACTCTGATGCTGGTCAATTCCAGGTCTTGGGTTCCTTCTGATCTTTGCCCAAAAGCACAGTGTTAAGAATTGATTTACGTTGTTGCCCAATGGCATTTGTTAAAGTGGACCCCCCGACCAACTGCTTAGCCTAATACCAACTGGGCTTCTGCCTAGCCCTATATTATCTCCGCCTAACCCACATATTTATTCCGCGGGCCTACGCCAACTGGGCTTCCCCCTAGGCCCGTGTCATATCCGCCTGGCTCGCATATTTTATGTTCTATTTTTTCTTTTTCTTTTTCTTTTTGAAAAAGTGAGGATAAAAAGATGCAAATCGGACGGCCTGTTTTCCATCAAAGACTTGCTTTCTAGTCATATCGCCCTCAACATCCAAGTCTTTGTTCAGAGTCCAAACTTCAACTCTCTCTCTCTCCGGCGGTCGGGGTCGCGTCGCGTCGCTGCTACCAAACTCCCTCTTTCTCTCTCTCTCAGCAGCTCTCAGCTCTCTCACATGGTAACTATCTATTCCTTATATTCTCAAATGGTATCCGGAGCTCGAGCAGATTTTTATTTTTGAAATTATGTTTCTGCAAAATTAGGGTTTTTCGTTTTCCAATATCTTTTGGTGAGCATCGCGTTTAGCCTTTCTTTGTTTCTTTTCGAATTTCTCAAGACTAATCTGAATTTGGGAGAGCGCAGCAGCTATATGATTTTGAATTCTTCAACATATGTAGGCTAACAAGCACACCATCATTCTCATGCAAACTTCTCAGAACAAGTCTACCCGAACTTTTATGGATTACGGTTCCATTAGTCAAGCAATGGATGGTATGCTCTAATTTTACTTGTTGCTTTTCCTTACACCCACTACTAGCATTATTACCATCCTTAATTTGTTTCTTCACTCCATAGTGAATTTATCCCTGCAAGGTATTCGATTGCCTCATCATGTCATAAGGGAACTTTTAGTAACATGTGATAACCAATTTTTAGCTCATAGGATGAAAACCAAGTTTTTCCTTGAAAACTCATGGCACCTTGCTTCCCTACTGAGAGCCATTACTATTATGGTCCAAGGAATGTAAAATTTAGGATGCCCTTAGCAGATCTCAGTGTCTACTTTATGGCCAATCCCTATAGAATTCCGTTTCTTTGGATTAGACAACCCACGAAGGGCACCTGGAAGCTTAAATGTATCACCTCTTCTAGGATTTTTCTTCTTCTTCAGTTTATACTTTATAGTACCTATGTAACTTAGTTTTAGATTCATTGTGTCTCAGGTTTCTGAGTTCTGACTAGGGATTAACCTTAGTCTGTTGGAAAATGAACCATGCATGTCATATGACTGGTTACGATAGGGGTAAACAGGAATTTTGAAAAATCACTGATGTGTTTGGGATAAGAGACCTATGAGTTATTGATGATATTCTAGAACATAATATGTTTTCCATTGAGACAGAAATTCTTGCATTGCTCATGTTTATATCTATCTTACTGGTGATTGAACATGTTGGTTCACAGTTGGATACTCGAAACATTTTTGGGTGAAAAGGGGTTCTAGGTCCCCTATTTGAATGCGATTACAACTAAAAGCCCTCAAGTTTTTGCATCCATTCACTAGAGGTTATGCTGTTGTGCCTGTATAGGTATATGTGGACTTTATGAAAGGAAACTCAAGGAGTTAAATCCAGCAATTAGAAATATCTCTTATGACATCGCAGATCTCTACAATTTTATTGATGGCCTTGCTGACATGAGTGCTTTAGTGTACGTCTCTCTCCCTCTCTCTNNNNNNNNNNNNNNNNNNNNCGTCTCTCCTCCTCCTCTCTCTCTCTCTCTCTCTCTCTCTCTCTCTCTCTCTCTCACACACACACACACACACACACACTAGTGTAGCCTGTAATTGAATTATATAATTTTATGTGAATGATCACTGGACAGTAGGTTAAAAAATTTAACGTGGTAAATCTGTGCTATATATTTGGCGCTTGCTTCTTAAAATCAGGGTAGGAAACTTAAATTCTGTGCATTTGGTTTGGTTTGCAGTTATGACCACTCAATTCAGGCTTATTTGCCATATGACCGACAATGGATTAAGCAGCGGACACTCCGACATCTACAGAAGCTGGCACATTGAAAGCTAAGTCGGGTAATGATTGCTAGAAGAGTATTTTATAAAAGGAATAGCTATTCAAGTGTGTAATTTGAGACATCTGGGTTTTGCAGCTGGTCTGTGTTTAGTGTTTGTACTGTTTCCCTTTGTGGCTTGGTGCACATATCTTTAAATTAGTCGTCACTTAAAAGCAGCTTTTGTTGCTGCCTAGTTTCTGTACTCTTTGTTTCAATATTCAATTGCTTGTGTTCTCTAATTTTGTACGTCATTGTGTTTTAACATGGGAAATAGATTATTCCTGTTACAATCATAGTATTGTTCCACACTTCCACCCTTAAGCCTGATTGTGTCAAGCCTCTGGTTCCAACAACTTTTCTGTTTATGAGCAACAACGTTGCTCACATACTTGATCCCTCCTCACACAAGTTAGGTTGCGATAATCGAGCCTGGTCATAGCTAAAAGAAAATACCAGCTTCTCTCCACTTTGTGCTCACAAAGAGGAGTTTGAAGCTTGTGAGGAGTTTGAAGCTTGTAAGGCCGAATGCTTTAATTCTCAAACTCTCAAAGACACACGACAACATTTGGACAGAAAACAAGAACACGATACGGGGCAAATTATAACACCAATTTAAATCCTTTTGGCCTACTAACAACAATTAATTGAAACACTCAAACTTTAGGCTAGTTTCTGTTACACAGATCCTACACTACAGTATAATACTATAATTGCAGAAGGTCCAAAACTAACTAATCGCTTCTCCGCCGGACCAATACAAAAATATTGCATTAGAAAGCAGCAAATCGAACAACCTACTCTCCTTAACATAACTGAGATAAGTGAAACCTTTGATGAAATACTAGTATATTTGGCAACAAATATTGGTTAAACAAACAGCCAGGTTCCCTCTTCCAGGAGTAGTAAACCAGCTACCACCTTTGAAATGGTCTACCAAGAAATCCTCTGCCAGAGTAAGACTCTGGCTCAGCTACCTGGATGTCAATTCATGTAGAAATACCAGACATCTGTTTTCTTTCAAGTGAACCATCTGCAGTTCTTTCAAGATTACCACAAGTCTCCAAAGATAATGGATAGATCATTTCATTCTCCTTCTCCTATCCCTGTCTCTTCCTCTATCTCGATCATGGTCATCCCTCTCTCTACTTCCACTCTTGTCCCTGTCCCAATCCCTCCCCCTGTTACCTTCAAAATCATGGGCTCTATCCCTGTCTCTATCCCGCTGTCTTTCCCGGTCTCTATCCAAATCATATTCCCTGTCCCGGTCTCTGCTTGATGACTTCTGTAACGGGCTATCACTTTGGCTTCCACTGCGGTGCCGCTTTCTTGAAGCATCACGGGAATCATCATCCCTTCTGTCCTTCCTCTCGGAAGAAGTCCTCTCTGGAAATCCAAAGGAAGAAGAGTATCAGCACACCTTGAGTGTAACAAACAAATAGGATTTCCAATAATCGCCACAAATTTAAGGTGACACCCCATAAAATCACTCTAAGCTTATTACAACTACTATTAAGACCTATGACAATCTGAACTAGTTCTCATTTGAATGCTCAGAAAGACAACATGACCCAGCACATGTACATAATTCTTCACATATAGATCTTGTCTCCTAAATAAGTTAGCACTTACTACGCCCAGAAGCATCTTCGCTAGAATCAGATAACCCGTACTCCGATTCAAGTCGTTTGCGATGTATTGCAACCTTCCTCTCAATTTCTTCAGGACTTCTAATTCCCCGCTCCTCAAGAGATTCACGATATTCTAACAGAGAAACTTCCAAACGTCTCAACTTTTGCCTACAGCAACACAGTCAGCAAAATCTAAGCACTATTTCACAAGGAACATTGCTTTCTAACAAATCACACTGACAAAGCTTAGAAAGTAAAGGGGCAAAAAATAAAATAGAAAGGTCAAACTAGTATTAAAATACCTCTGTTCTTCACTTAGTCCACTATCAGGCTGTGCTGGAATTCTTACATCAGTTGCAACCTCCATCTCATCAGCTTTACTGGGACCATCACCAGCATTTTCACTTCCAGACGAGTAGCTTAACCCAAGACCCTTGGCACTTCGCTTTTGGTCATCATCACTGTCATCATCCTCTCGTGCCCATTTAGAGGCTGGTAGAACAGGATCACTTTTCTCTTTTGTAGTGAAAGGTTTCAGTTCAGGTTGTGGACTGGTATGGGTCTGGGCCTTTGATAAAGACACTTTCCCTTCAGATTGTATCTCATCCTCTACATAGCGATTCCATCCAGACAGTCCCAATGGATCTGGTTCAATATTCATTTCTTTTCGACTACTAGAATGTCTACCTGAACTTGAATGGTTCTGTCCATATTTCAAGTCATCATCAAGTTCATAGCCCCTCTGTTTTTCTGCCTCTTCCAGACTAAGCAATCGTGCAACCATCATTTCTCGACCACCAACAAGAGACAATCCATTATGTCTGCAGCGTCTTTCTAATTCAGCCATGGGAAGGTTCAACAGCTCCCTCGTAGCTGCTCCTTTTCCCATGGCCAAAGCTGCATCTTGGTTAGTTTTAGCATCACCTGCATCTTCAGAAGTAGTTTTTTTCTCTATATCAGGTGCATCACCACATACAGAGTGGAAGGGTACCACACCAGAGTTCCCAGACCGAAGAAAAGTAGCCCGCAATCCATTGACATAGGCATCTGAAAAAAGAAACCAGTCTGACCACACTTGTAATACTTTCAGAACTCTTTCCTGCAAAATTTAAAGCAAAATACACATCAACATCAAAGAGAATATATGGAAGGGTATAACCACGGCCGGATTAACTATGAAGTAATCTTACCTTAAGGGCCTCAGCAGTGATCCTTCCTGTTATGCCACGATACAAATCATTAAAGCTCTCCATTATGTCTGGTAATGTTGCTTCAAATTTGGTGCGGTATGCAGATGCATTTTTCACTGGAGCACTGCTATTGTGGAGCACATCAGAGACAAGCATGAGTCGAGCAACTTTGGTGGGGATAGGGGTCTCCTTAAGAGTCAAAGATTCCGTCAAAACCTCAACTATCTGCAAAGGATAGACAGCATGAGAATATACACAATTAGAAAAGTTTGATGCACTAGTTTAATGGACCATTGCTTTCATTTGTAAAGTTTCAATGACAAACTGATTAGTCATATTATCAGCAATTACCTCCCCAGCAGCATCAGCATTATCCAATGCAAACCCCATAGCATCCTTTATCTGACTCCTCTCTAATGTTAATGCACGCAACATATCCTCAAACTCATCCCTTTGTGGATCAGTGAGCGTTCGTTCCGACTCTACACGCTACATATAATGAAAATAAAGTTAGACTATGGGAAAGTATCTGAATTAGAATTTTCTGTTTAGGTATGTGACAAGTACCCTGCTTCTCCCTGCAGCATATGTGCTACTAGACTCTTTTTCGTGCTCAGGGCTTCTCAATGCTGGAAGAGAGGGCGGGATCCATCTGGAAGAGATAAATTCAATATTGCAACATTATTATAGTTCTTACACCAACCAAGTAGTAAACTTTATCAAGTCTATAACAATAATTATAGTTCAGAAAGACAAAAAAAGTAAGTTCTTCTTACCTTCCGCTACCAGTAATCATGATAAAAGGTTCAGTTCGCCACCTTTGCAGAGTATCGCCCTGCATTCATGACAGCAACAAAAATATTCAGTCCGAATGAAATGATCATCATACCATGGAAAAATTGGAATTTACTTAGAAAAATCATGTCCATAAACATATAGCAAAGGATTTACCTGAGCAAATGAATAAAGCCTCCAAACATAGTAAGTATGCTCTTTTGATCCAAGTTCAAACAAGAAATGGAAAAGAGGATTCCCTCTGCCCCTTTCCATAATAGCTTGTTCAAATGCACATCCACCATCCAGAACATACAAAGCCATTGTATCAATAACATGGCGAAGGTGATCATCTTCCGGTGGAACAACCGTTATATCAGGGACATTTGGGGTAAGAACCTACTTACAAATAAGACATACAAAGTAAGATTACAAGGATACTAGAGAATAGTCAAACACACCAAAATGAAAGAACAAGTTAACTTACCAGTTCAGAATTCTGACTAGGAACAGAAGTGACAGGTGGGCCTGATGGACCAGACAAAATTACAGTGGCACCCTGTAAGAAGAAGAAAAAAGAAGTACATGTACTTAGTGTTGGGGGTTGAGAAAATGTCAACTCAAAGATGTGATAGATGGCAACCAGCTCAGAACTGATTCATATTCGTGGGACAACGGTTGGTGAAGAAGTTGCATCTTCCTAAGGTGGAAATTTTAGGGTCTATGACACAAAAATCTACAAGTGTGTTCACTACTGATACTATTGATGATTTTTGAGATATAACCCCACATCTAGAGAGGTCCACAGTAGGAAGACACAGAGGGTTAAGGTGGGTTCAACATCTGTTCTATATGATACTAGTAATAGTGGCCCATGGATTCGCCTCAGCACTTAGATTGATACTGAGTACTGAGACGTTAGATCCTTTCTAAGGTATGATCAGTCAGAAAACATCAAACTCAAGAAAATGAATATGCAACACACCTCCTTACTCCTGATGGCCATATGTCCTGGAGGGGGTGCAGGTAACGCTTGTGATGGGAGAGCTACAGACTTTCCCCATCCAATCTTCAACTCGTATTCATATACAACCACCCCTGCACATAAAAATTCTTTTTCATCCTTTTCTATCCTTGCATGTCCATATTGCATATAGATTTATTCAAAAAGCAGATGATATACTATAATAAATTCAGTCAGACGTAAATATAGTAGAGCAATGATAACACAACATCTGGCGGGAAACTGAATAGACAATGGAAATTGAAGTAATCATCTCATTAAAATATGTTTCCTCCATGATTTATATGCTAAAATTCAGTAGCCAAACTCATCAGCCAAACCTTGCATTTCATCCTTTGCTGCCTGTCCATCAGCTCTATTCATGAAAGCTACAAAGCCACAATTCCTTTGACGCCTCCGTTCCTCTTCAGTTCTAGGCCACATTATTTTCACACTGGCAATAGGCCCAAATCTACCAAAGGTTCGTAAAAGAAAATTCTCATCCACCTGGACACATCAACAGAGTATTCATTGACAAAAGTCCTTTATATCATATGCAAAAGACAACATGTTACTACTTTTCAGAAAGATGGACCACACCTTCGGTGAAAGATTTCCAACATATAAATTAGTAGTTTGTGGATCGCCATCATCAAATGATCCCAGAAGTTTTCCACTTGGATCAAATTCATCAGGCATTTCATCAAAACGACTAGAGGCCTGCAAATAGAGTTATCTTAGTGAATATATGATAAAAGATTAGAAAAACAAATGATATACATGATACAGATCTAATGGGTGAAAAATTTAAGGAATACATGATACAGTGATAAAAATAACAACATTCATCTAATTAAATGCACCCTGATGCCCAAAAAAAAAATGTACACACACAAATGTACAATATAAAGATCTAAGGCATATATAGTAGAAAGATATGATAAAGATATTAGAATCGAATTATAAGGAGTGAAAAGATAGAGAATAAATGATACAGTGATAAAAATAACAACATTCATCAAATAAAATGAACTTTCCCTGATGCCAAAAGAGAATGTAAACACATACACACACACACACATATCTGCACGTATTAGTTAAATCTAAAATAAATTCAAACAAATGATACAAAACAAAACAAACAAGATTTCTCGAAAACTGATGAACATATAACCGATCCATGACAACCTGTTACTAAATCAGGGAGCTAGCATTCAAACTATCTTTCATGTGAGATTTAAAACTAGCTCATACCACAGAATTCTCATTCGGCCGCCCATCACGCCAATGTTCACGTTCTTGATTTCGCCTCTCCCTCAATTCCTGTTCTTGCTTCAGCTCCTCCATAAAGTGATCTATGTTTCGAGACTTTCCCTTTTCTTTCTCCTTTGGCTTTTCCTCCTCCCTCTACAATGTGTAATGGACAAAACTGAGAGCCAAAATACCAGGAAATGTACTTTGAAAAACTAGATATGAAGCCATTTCCTCTATCTAGAGACTAACCTTCTTATCAGATTCTTTCCCTTTGGATGCCAAAGGCGGTGGTAAGAAAGATGGCACATACCTGCAGGAGATAATTTAATGACAAACTTGCTTGTTACCGGAGTACTTTTACGTGACAGCAAATGATTATAATATAGAAGAGAAAAGGGAAGTAAGAGATAATGACATTATAGCTTTAGCTTCTTTTTGACTTAAGCCATTGCAAGGAGCTAACTTATAGGACCTGATCAGTCATTTATTTCTGCACTACTTTTCAGCTAAAACCTTGAATGCAATATAAAATTCAAATAACATACTAAACATCATAGAATCCAATAAAAGATTTTGGTCCATGTATTATAAATCTAACGCAACTAAATTTCTACTACACAAAACAAAAGTATCCAACACTAAGCCATAAAGGCCCAAAACTTTGTTTCCGTAGAAACCTCAGTGTAAAAGAACTAAAAATAAGGCATTCCAGAATGCCTCAAGTCAACATTGAAGGAAAACAAGATAAAATTTCATCCATGACTGTCAGCCATAGGTTAATATAATTTGCATTAGTATATACATTATGCTTACAGCCTAGAACTAGATGCTTGCTTAAGATATTGTCGAAATCCTCATTGCATTTTGATGGTTTATGAATGAAAAGTAGCAAGCTCATAAAGCGTTATCAAAAGAGACGAGTAAAAAACAAGATATGTATACAATTTAACTTATGTGTCTGAAATATGTAGTGGAAGACTTGCATACTGT
The window above is part of the Fragaria vesca subsp. vesca linkage group LG2, FraVesHawaii_1.0, whole genome shotgun sequence genome. Proteins encoded here:
- the LOC101302424 gene encoding enhancer of rudimentary homolog isoform 2, producing the protein MNKSTRTFMDYGSISQAMDGICGLYERKLKELNPAIRNISYDIADLYNFIDGLADMSALVYDHSIQAYLPYDRQWIKQRTLRHLQKLAH
- the LOC101301841 gene encoding U2 snRNP-associated SURP motif-containing protein-like, whose protein sequence is MSSFSITRKKTPFQKHREEEEAKKKRAEDETARLYAEFVESFQGENAAGSRTFVRGGTINPNERVKTDSQGEKSKDGVSVPKKGSRYVPSFLPPPLASKGKESDKKREEEKPKEKEKGKSRNIDHFMEELKQEQELRERRNQEREHWRDGRPNENSVASSRFDEMPDEFDPSGKLLGSFDDGDPQTTNLYVGNLSPKVDENFLLRTFGRFGPIASVKIMWPRTEEERRRQRNCGFVAFMNRADGQAAKDEMQGVVVYEYELKIGWGKSVALPSQALPAPPPGHMAIRSKEGATVILSGPSGPPVTSVPSQNSELVLTPNVPDITVVPPEDDHLRHVIDTMALYVLDGGCAFEQAIMERGRGNPLFHFLFELGSKEHTYYVWRLYSFAQGDTLQRWRTEPFIMITGSGRWIPPSLPALRSPEHEKESSSTYAAGRSRRVESERTLTDPQRDEFEDMLRALTLERSQIKDAMGFALDNADAAGEIVEVLTESLTLKETPIPTKVARLMLVSDVLHNSSAPVKNASAYRTKFEATLPDIMESFNDLYRGITGRITAEALKERVLKVLQVWSDWFLFSDAYVNGLRATFLRSGNSGVVPFHSVCGDAPDIEKKTTSEDAGDAKTNQDAALAMGKGAATRELLNLPMAELERRCRHNGLSLVGGREMMVARLLSLEEAEKQRGYELDDDLKYGQNHSSSGRHSSSRKEMNIEPDPLGLSGWNRYVEDEIQSEGKVSLSKAQTHTSPQPELKPFTTKEKSDPVLPASKWAREDDDSDDDQKRSAKGLGLSYSSGSENAGDGPSKADEMEVATDVRIPAQPDSGLSEEQRQKLRRLEVSLLEYRESLEERGIRSPEEIERKVAIHRKRLESEYGLSDSSEDASGRSKRTSSERKDRRDDDSRDASRKRHRSGSQSDSPLQKSSSRDRDREYDLDRDRERQRDRDRDRAHDFEGNRGRDWDRDKSGSRERDDHDRDRGRDRDRRRRMK
- the LOC101302133 gene encoding phospholipid hydroperoxide glutathione peroxidase 1, chloroplastic-like is translated as MASIYLSPIVRTGCVQTKTSPSRSSMAFSWIPLIKSSLGSSKSTLFQHGLSLQSSYSNGRFFKSRSLVVYARAATEKSLYDFTVKDIDGKDVTLSKFKGKVLLIVNVASKCGLTSSNYSELSHVYEKYKTQGFEILAFPCNQFGGQEPGSNTEIKQFACTRYKAEFPIFDKVDVNGPSTAPVYQFLKSSAGGFLGDIIKWNFEKFLVDKNGKVVERYPPTTSPFQIEKDIQKLVAA
- the LOC101302424 gene encoding enhancer of rudimentary homolog isoform 1; the encoded protein is MANKHTIILMQTSQNKSTRTFMDYGSISQAMDGICGLYERKLKELNPAIRNISYDIADLYNFIDGLADMSALVYDHSIQAYLPYDRQWIKQRTLRHLQKLAH